aagagcGTGTAATGGAGAAAAAGATAAAACTCACAATCTGCTAGTCTCTCTTCGAGCATGGATATTTGTTCACTAAGCGATTCCACTCGTTGCATCTGTGCTATATACTGATCATTTGGTAGAGGGAGGGCGCTGATAGCTAGAGGTTGCTTGGGGACCGGCTGACTGGCAGCAGCATGGGCGGCAGCATGGGCGGACTGATTATGCCGTAGTTGAGCGACATCCTAAAAACAAGAACAATTTcatgttgaaaataatttgagaCAATTTGATCCGAAGCACTGAATGACAGACACAAATTATGATACTCGATGGTTACAACATCCACATGGTAGCCCAACTACTTCTTAGACatctaaaagcaaattgtttcacatttcatatGCGACGAGAAGTACAGAAGATATGGAATAATGTTCATAGGTGGTGAATTTTTGGTAATTATGAAAAAGATACTCGGGCAAGTTGAGATGGGGGACGGGGTTTCAAGAATACAAGAAGTTGATGTGATAAAAAGAAGATGAGATGGACGACAATGTTAAGAGGAGATGAGATTGATGACGAGATTACGAAAACATGAGACGGGGgaagaaattatgaaaatatgagaTGGGTGACGAGATTAAGATGAGATGAAATGGGTGACGAGATTAAGATGAGATGAGATGGGAGACGGATTACAAACAGTTGAGATGGTTGACGAGATTATGAGAAAATTAGATTGGTGACGAGATTTAGAAAGGATGAGATCGCTAAAGAGATTAAAATGAGAGGGGTGGTGTCCTAATGAAAATATGAGGTGGTTGACGAGATTACTAAAATAAGAGATGTAAGGCAAAATTACCAAGAAGTTGAGATGGGTAACGAGATAACTAAAATGTGAGATTGGTGACAAGATTACAAAAAAGTTTAGATGGGTGACGAGATAACGGTAAGATTGGATGAGTGACGTGATTGGGAGAAAATGAGATAAGAAACGACATTACGAAAGTATAAGATTGGTGACGAGATCAAGAGAAGATGACATTGGTTACGAGAATGAGATATGATGAGATAGGTGACGTGATTCCAAAAATATAAGATGGGAAACAATATTAAGAGGAGATGAGATCGGTGACGAGATTACGAGATGATGAGATGGGTgccgagatttaaaaaaaattgaggtcGGTGACGAAATTACGAAAAGGAGTTATGGGTGACGAGATTACGAAAATATAAGATGGGTGGCGAGATTACGCAAAGATAAGATGGGTGACAAGATTGGGAGAAGAGGAGATGGGTCCCGAgcttaaaaaaaatggaggtcGGTGACGAAATTACGAAAGTATGAGATTGGTGACGAGATCAAGAGAAGATGACATTGGTTAAGAGATTGAGAGATGATGAGATAGGTGACGTGATTACGAAAATACAAGATGGGAAACAATATTAAGAGGAGATGAGATCGGTGACGAGATTACGAAAAGATGAGATGGGTGACGAGATTACGCAAAGATAAGATGGGTGACAAGATTGAGAGAAGAGGAGATGGGTgccgagatttaaaaaaatcgagGTCGGTGACGAAATTACGAAAAGGAGTTATGGGTGACGAGATTACGAAAATATGAGATTGGTGACgagattacaaaaaaagttgAGATGGGTGACGAGATAACGGTAAGATTGGATGAGTGACGTGATTGGGGAAAATGAGATAAGAAACGACATTACGAAAGTATGAGATTGGTGACGAGATCAAGAGAAGATGAGATAGGTTACGAGAATGAGAGATGATGAGATAGGTGAcgtgattacaaaaatataagATGGGAAACAATATTAGGAGGAGATGAGATCGGTGACGAGATTACGAAAAGATGAGATGGGTGACGAGATTACTCAAAGATAAGATGGGTGACAAGATTGAGAGAAGAGGAGATGGGTgccgagatttaaaaaaaaaatcgaggtCGGTGACGAAATTACGAAAAGGAGTTATGGGTGACGAGATTACGATAATATGAGATGGGTGGCGAGATTACGCAAAGATAAGATGGGTGACAAGATTGAGAGAAGAGGAGATGGGTgccgagatttaaaaaaatcgagGTCGGTGACGAAATTACCAAAAGGAGTTATGGGTGACGACATTACGAAAGTATGAGATTGGTGACGAGATCAAGAGAAGATGACATTGGTTAAGAGATTGAGAGATGATGAGATAGGTGACGTGATTACGAAAATATAAGATGGGAAACAATATTAAGAGGAGATGAGATCGGTGAAGAGATTACGAAAAGATGAGATGGGTGACGAGATTACTCAAAGATAAGATGGGTGACAAGATTGAGAGAAGAGGAGATGGGTGCCGAGATTTAAAAAGAATCGAGGTCGGTGacgaaattaataataataatagtggttatttgtatagcgcacaggtccacattaaggtgctcatggcgcttaggaaaaaaaaaaaaaaaaaaaaaaaaaaaaaaaaaaaaaaaaaaggaaagagaaagagaaaaagaaagaataataaaataaaatatctcctGGACAAGgcaaattaaattattaaattaatcatTTCAGGGGAATAGATAGGTTTTTAGTTGGGATTTGAATGATTCTGTAGAAGACAACTGTCGAATTCGTAGCGGGAGTTCGTTCCAGAGTTTTGGACCCATGACAGAGAAAGCCCTATCCCCCCATGTGTGTCTGGTTCTTGGTATCTGAAGCAACAATGTATCTGATGAAGAACGAAGACTTCGTGTCGGGCAATATCGAGAAATTGAGTTATGGGTGGAAAAGGAGTTATGGGTGACGAGATTACGAAAATATGAGATGGGTTAAGGGAATAAGATGAGATGGGTGATGACCTAATGAAACTATGAGATGGTTGACGAGATTTCTTAACTATGAGATGTTTGATGAAATCATAAACGTTGAGATGGGTGATGAGATGTATAGAAGATTAGCTGGGTGACGAGATTACGAAAGGATGGGATGAGTGAAGAGATTGGGAAAAATGAGATAGGTAACGAGATTACGAAAAGATGAGATTGGTTACGAGATTCAGAGAAGAGATGGGTGACAAGACTACCAAAAAAGATAAGATTGGTGACGATATAAAGAGGAGATGACATCAGTGACGATATTAAGAGGAGATGAGACTGGTGACGAGTTTACGAAAAGATTAGATGGGAGACGAGATTAGGAGAAGATGAGATGGGTAACGAGATTAAGAGAAGATGAGATTGGTGACGacataaaaaaaagatgagatgGTTGACGAGATCACTAAACTAAGTGATGGGTGGCGAGATAACTGAAATATGAGATGGGTGACGAGATTACAGAAAAAAAGCTGAGATCGGTGACGAGTTTACGACAAGATGAGATGGGTGACGAGATAAAGAAAAGATGAGACGATTGACGAGATAACGAAAATATGAGATGGGTGacgaaattatgaaaatatgaaatgggtGACGAAACTATGAAAATATGAGATGGGTGACGAGATTAAAAGAAGATGATATTTTTTACGAGATAacgaaaatatgattttgatgacgAGATAAAAAACATATAAGATGGCTGATGAGATTACAAGAACATTAGATGGGTGACGAGATTAAGAGAAGATTAGATGGTTGACGAGATTACGAAAGGATGGGATGAGTGACGAGATTGGGAAAAATTAGATTTGTTACGAAGTTAAGAGAAGAGATGGGTAACAAAACTACGAAAATAAGAGATTGGTGACAATATTAAGAGGAGATGATGAGATTACGAGATTAAGAGAAGATGAGATGGGTGACGAGATTTAGAGAAGATGAGATGGTTGACGAGATTAAGAGAAGATGAGATGGGTGACGAGATTAAGAGAAGATGAGATGGGTGACGAGATTAAGAGAATATGAGATGGGTGACGAGATTAAGAGAAGATGAGATGGGTGACGAGATTAAGAGAATATGAGATGGGTGACGAGATTAAGAGAAGATGAGATGGGTGACGAGATTAAGAGAAGATGAGATGGGTGACGAGATTAAGAGAAGATGAGATGGGTGACGAGATTAAGAGAAGATGAGATGGGTGACGAGATTTAGAGAAGATGAGATTGGTGACGAGATTAAGATGAGATGAGATGGGTGACGAGATTAAAAGAAGATGATATTGTTGACGAGATTACGAAAATATGATTTGGGAGATGAGATAAAGAATATATGAGATGGTTGATGAGATTACTAGAACATTAGATGGGTGACGAGATAATGAGAGGACGAAATCAGTGATGAGATACGAAAAGGTGTGATGGGTGACGAGAATACGAAAAGATGGGATGGGTGACGAGATTAAGAGAACATTATATGTTTGATGAGATAAATACATGACGAAATTGGTGACAAAATTATAAGAATTTGAGTTTTGTGACGAGATTATAAGGAAAAGAAttgagatagatagatagatagatagatagatagatagatagatagatagatagatagatagatagatagatagatagatagatagatagatagatagatagatagatagatagatagatgtctCCCTCTATTGTACTGAATCCATAAAGTTTCGTTTTCTTAAGCATCATTTCATCTTGCGATATATTACAATAATTTGCGATTGCGAACTACATGAAATAGCACAATATcgattgaatgaaaataaactatTTACTTACCCTTTCTAATAAATTAACTCTTGCTAGTAGAAAGTCGTATTCCGGTGTACATGTTAAGCAAACTGAAAACAAACAGATATTTAatcttaattttgaaatatctCAACATGATCAGATATTAATGGCTTTTACATAATAAATACTGCTCTTTTAAATGATTGAGACGCCTTTtcaataatatgtaaattaatgTTTGAAACATACCAATATTCCTACATTGATTCAAATGATATGTTGTAATGTCAATTTTGTCCCTAAATATAATTTCTCACgtaaaataataaagatcaACTCTTAAAGGAGACGCAAACGATTACAAAACTGATTCTCATCGACTTTATAGAAAAAAACATCGGTCACACCACAATAATCGATACATGACGATCAAAGACAATACGTAATAATGAATGGCAAATCGTCGTTCAGAtttgagtcggtttcgttggtgtgactgtgacaCAAGCCTAACCTGCTAAAGACTATTTTGACATGtcctaaagaaaaataaaaatcaagtgcAAGTCCCCAATACACTCAAtttattggttgaaaatcaacttgcgcttgatttttttttactgacttcaggggagtgtttcatcaacattttcatccgacaagttgtcagatctgactcTTTCTCtcatgttgattggctgagaggtactgttactatggtaataaaatgggacttgtcggataaaacgtccgacaagtcctttcatgaaacgcccccctgaccTAGTCTAAACTGTAAAAAAACGAGGTCCAAACAGTCAAAAAACCGATTCCAAACTTTCCCCAACCGGATCCTTGACCGACTCCACTCGTCTGACAATCCAAAAATGGTTTCCACACGTATGTCTGCATGTTAGAAGACTGACAAATGACCAAGCATTGTGGTGTGAGCCAACGAAGTAGAAAAAATGATTCGGAAGTTTGAAGTTCGAGCCCTGACTCATGAGTTCGGATGGGTTAATCATAATCGGTCCCAAAAACTTACCTGCGCAAGATTTTCCGTCTTCCGCTAACGTGAACCCGGTCTGGCATTTACATGCAAAGCTTCCCTCTTTATTTTCGCACCTTTGTTGACAGCCATGCGACGTGCCTTCACACTCATTTATATCTGGTAAAAAAGGAATGGTAAATTCGTAAGACGATGGTAATAGATGTATCTTAAGATGATCGTAAGATGatggtaaaacaaaattgtatcgtaACATGACCGTAAAGTTATATGCAGTACAAATGCCCCTGTATGCACACCGTAAAGCGGTTGGGGTACGGAACGGGTCCGTTTTTGGCAGGTATAGGTGCGTATgaaaacatgagaaatttgTTCGCTATCTGTTTCAAAGAAAATGTTCATAACCAAACATGCCTTATGTTGTGATTACATATTATTACTCGATTGGGATCACTATCAATGGCGCAGTCACGTGCCACCTACGATGGCCGTACGGCGCCGTCTAAAATAGCcgtttttaaataatttttgtaccagcttcttctgtaaaacggctgttttcgactcaccaTGCGGACACCggaggggaaatgtgactgcagcattagGCGATTTGATACGATTTGGGACAGGGTGAGTAGACCCAGATTCGTACTTCGCACCTCGCACCTCGCATCCCGTCCACGGAACCTCACGCATTGTAGTAAAGTAATTTATATTGGtttcaatattacataaaatcattgttCAGTGTAATTATTTCCGGAAGTTCTGAAATCTGTCATATCTTTTTGTGGTACAACAAAGGAGGAAATACTCACCAATTTCACAATATTGACCGGTCCAGCCCGCCGGACAGGCGCAGGTATTCGGCCTCAAACATCTTCCGCCATTCTGACATTCTTGTGTACAGATTGCTGTGCGAAAGAACGTGGAAAAACGAACATCTAAATATTACATGCATAAAGACTCATATCATTTGTCAGTCGCATAGGTAACGCGACATTACGCGCGCCAATTAAGCCTGTGTTTGCAATGGGTAGCCAACAATCCTTTCAGCCAATGGCGCAGCCTTTGGTGAATTTAATGACTTTTTCCACAACAGGCACTTAGATGACATAATTGTGATATTGTTTTAACAAGCGTCAACAAAGATTATGCATGACAATCGTAGAATACAAATATTGACGCAACCTCACGTCAATCAAATAAAGttcttttattatcatttagctTGATTgtaaacatgtacattataattatttcatgaagaaaCCCCCTTCCCCGGCAAAACAAAGTGGATTATTATGGTGTCAATGCGTCACTCATGCGTCACTGCTGACTACCCTTTACCACCATGCATTTAAGAATGCGTTGAGTTTCCTACAGTTGACCCAGCTCTCCGTCGACGCAAATTTGCGTTCACCACtcggcatcatcatcatcatcttcttgttTATCCAATAGTAAAATCCATACTGACGCAGTTCATCACGGCTACAATGATCTCATGTCACGTATTCAGACATTGTTTAATCATTAAAAAGGGGAAcgtatttattgatataaattttatgatataaaaacattttttttcctgaagGCTAAACAACTGCTTAGATAAATTCGATCGATATATAATCCACACCACAATTTAAATTctaaacaaaaacataaatttaatgatttatgtGAGAATACAGGGGCTCCTGCTCAGCCCCACATGACATAATGCATATCATGGCCAT
Above is a window of Lytechinus pictus isolate F3 Inbred chromosome 15, Lp3.0, whole genome shotgun sequence DNA encoding:
- the LOC129277402 gene encoding epidermal growth factor-like protein 7, with amino-acid sequence MDASERRLRPLYSEPNSVSSLYYVGWIMLHVCREQQSNQIQQNVLQVESYCQPTFKHYFARCAAPNGEYRLCSRYTTMYHIAYRRRYVPPSPPADRYECCPGWRQAHKYAKGCTEAICTQECQNGGRCLRPNTCACPAGWTGQYCEIDINECEGTSHGCQQRCENKEGSFACKCQTGFTLAEDGKSCAVCLTCTPEYDFLLARVNLLERDVAQLRHNQSAHAAAHAAASQPVPKQPLAISALPLPNDQYIAQMQRVESLSEQISMLEERLADCSCRRRNNKGRR